The DNA region GTCGTTTCTCATGCAATTGTCTTTGGCGGAAATGCGCACCGTGCCGTAAGGCCCGTTAAAACTGATTCCCCTGAGCGCGTCGGCGATCTTCATGGGATCCGTGCTCCCAGCCTTTTCAATGCCGTTGAACAGGTTCATGGCGCCCACGTAGCTGTGAGCCGCCGCATCGGAAGGAATGGCTTTGTACATTTCCCAATATTTCTTTTCCCAATCGTTCGCCGCCGGAGTGTCGATGTCCCAGGAATAGCAGGAAGCGCCGAATATGCCGTAGCATGCCTTTCCGCCGGCTTCTAGCTCCGTCACTCCGGGAGCGGCGGCG from Deltaproteobacteria bacterium includes:
- a CDS encoding ABC transporter substrate-binding protein, whose translation is AAAPGVTELEAGGKACYGIFGASCYSWDIDTPAANDWEKKYWEMYKAIPSDAAAHSYVGAMNLFNGIEKAGSTDPMKIADALRGISFNGPYGTVRISAKDNCMRNDAVLTETMAAPENPYGAKVYMKVLRTFKAEELGPPE